The genomic stretch GAAACTCCAAAAAGGTGTTATGCTGTTTGTTACAATAAAAAGTCATGGATTTTGAGGGATCAGGTGAAGATGTTCCGGACAGCACCTATTAAAAAAAAATACTTTTTAGATGTTACTTCCTATAGATGTTACTTCCTTTGCGTGCCAAAAGGAAGTAACCAAGGAAAGGGCACCCCGTGAAAAGCCTGTTTCCACGGTCACGGCCCGTTTTTCGGGAATGTGTGAACTCACGAGCCTTCGGCTCGCTCGGACAGCACCCATTCTTTTTCCGAAAACCGGTTGTGACCGCGGGGCTTTTCAAAGGGGTTTATAAATTCACAGGCTTTAATGGTCTATATTCTATTTATAATCAACGCATTACAATACAAATCATCGTGGATTTTGGAGGGTCGTCAGCATGTAAGCATGTCCCCGAATCATTAATCGGGGATCGGTACTTCGCGCTGACCCTTGACAGCTTATATCAACGTAAAAGGTGTTTATCACAACGCTTCTGAAAGGAATGCAGTTTCATGAAAAAAATTGACGTAATGGTAATGTGTTTCATGATGTTAGCTTCCTCTGCCCCGGCGGGAAGGAATGTCATCCTCATTGTCCCGGACGGATGCTCCATTCCAATCTGGTCGGCTATACGGGCGATGACGGTCGGGACGGATGGTAAACTCAATATCGACCGTCTGCCCATGCAGGGCCGGTGCAGAACATACTCGGCAAACGCCATGATAACGGATTCCGCCGCCGCGGCAACCGCTTATGCCTGCGGTGTCAAGACGAACAACGGCGTTATCGGGATGTCACCCGCTACCGTTCGCGGGGATTCCCTTACGGGACGGCCGCTCAGGAACATTGTCGAATCAGCCCGGAAGAAGGGACTGGCCACGGGTCTTGTCACAACGACAAGTATTCTCGATGCAACGCCCGCGGCGTTCTATTCACACCGCGCCGACCGTGGCTGGGCCGAGCTGATTGCGCTCGATCTAGTCAATTCCGGCGTCGATGTGATCATGGGCGGAGGACGTGAGTACATGATTCCTCAGGGAGCATCCGATGAAGATGGAAAACCCTCGAAACGCACGGATTCCCGTAATCTCATAGCGGAGATGCAGGAAAAAGGATACAGCTATATCCATGACAGGGCAGGTCTGGACAGGATCGATCCCGCAGGAACGAAAAAGATTGTGGGACTCTTCAGCCCGAGTCACATGGATTACGAGCTCGACCGTGAAAAGAACAACCTCGGCGAACCGGGACTCTGGGAAATGACCCGTAAGGCGCTCGATGTACTCTCGAAAAACAAGAAGGGCTTTTTCCTCCTCGTGGAAGCAGGTCTCATCGATCATGCCGCCCACGGGCATGACACGGACCGTTTTCTCTGGGAAGGCATATCCTGCGACAAAACGATCGGGATTGTCATGGAATTCGCCCGCGAGAACAACGATACCTTTGTCATCGTCGTACCCGACCACGGCTGCGGTGGCCCTTACCTTGTGGGCATGAAAGCGGCCGACGGAACGATCATATCCTACGATGACGCGGGATTCACCCATTATACCCTGAATACGAACGGTTTCCCGGTGAACGATCACGGCAAACCCATTGCGATTCAGTGGATAGACTGGAAGGGGCACACCGGAGAGGATGTCGGTTATTTTGCCATGCTCAACAGGAAGGAATTTTTCGGCGGCCTGTTCGGCGGTAAGGAGATTGCACTTGAAGGTCTTGTGGAAAATACCGATATTCATAACATTATCATGGATCATCTCGATTCTGAAAAAAGGGAGAAAAAGCTCGAAGATATTGTTGATCCGTAATGGCGAAAGATTGTTTAGTCCGTTCAATTCAGGAATTATCATTGAACGCGGATTTACGTGGATTAATTTTTTTGATATCGTTGATTAACCCGATCTTGCATGAAAATATCATAACAAATTTCACCACGGAGACACGGGGAACACGGAGAAAGATAATTCATGTAATAATTTGTTTTATTTAAAAATGTTTGCAGATTGTATATGGATTCCCGATTAAAGATTCGGGAATGACGGCGTTACAGCAACATCCGCTGCCGGGCCGAGTCTTCAGCACCGGGAACAGTCGATGAATTTTCAGATAAATCAGGGTTAACTGAATAACATAGATATTCACAACGAAGGATGAAAAATATATGCAGGTCGCGAATGGATTCCCGATTAAAGATTCGGGAATGACGGCGTTACAGCAACATCCGCTGCCGGGCCGAGGCTTCAGCACCGGGAACAGTCGATGAATTTTGAGATAAATCCGGGTTTGTTTTATGGTATATGTAAACGAAAATGTTCTGCATGAGGGAGGTACAACGTGAACAGGGTGCAAAAAGTTATCGGTTTGTGTATGCTCGGCGCGTGTGTCGCTGTGATAAGTGCTTTTGCGGAGTTGTATAACAGGGCGCCTGATGTTTTACCGGGAACCACACCGGAAATGAAAACCACGGAATACTGGATAGCCCGTATGAAGAATCCCGATGAGGTCATCCTCACTCCGGAGGCCATAGAAGGCATGAATATGGCTTACGAGGAGAGAATGCGGTCGGCGGACCCGTTCAAGGGAATAGCAAAAGAACGTTTATATGAATTATCGTACTGGTGGCCCGGTCATGTTTATACCGTTACGGATTTCAGCAAAATAAGCCCGTCCGCTGTGGCCGATACGGTCAGGAGCCGAATCGCTATCCAGATCGAGTATCTCCATAAACAGGATTATGGTAACAATCTCGCTGTCAAGTATGCCGACTGGGAACTGAAGAAATTCGAGGACGAGATGGCCCTCGATAATGTTCCTAAAAACATCAAAATCCGTAACGGAATCGCGGTGAGAAACACCCAGTTGAGAAACATTCCCTCCTTTTTCCCCGGCAGCATGGGTATTACCGATAGCGGCAAGACAAAATGGGAGATGTGGACCATCGGTATCGTTAAAATATGCAGCCCGGTAACCGTGTTCTATCCCTCGAAATCAGGTGAATTCCTCCTTATCCTATGCACCGAGGGGTATGGCTGGGCGCGGGCGGAAGATATCGCGTTCGGGCCTGCCGACCAGGTCGAGGAATTCTCGAATCCGAAGAATTTCATTGTCTGCACGGGCGACCGCATCCAGTTCTATTCCGACCCCACATGCATCTATTCCTCGGGATGGCTCCGTATGGGCGACCGTCTGCCTGTGACGATGGGAAAGCAGATCAGGGTTCCGGTACGCAGCATGGACGGTTCGCTCACATCGGCGAACTGCTATCTCCGGCCTGATGCGGATGTCCACCAGGGCTGGCTTCCCTACACGCGCCGTAACATCGTTGTGACCGCGTTCAAGCTCCTCGATAATTCGTATGACTGGACGGGGGCATGGTTCGGCCGTCAGCACGAAAACACATACCGGGATATCTTTTCCGTTTTCGGTTTCAGACTGCCATGGCACGGCGGGCTGTTCAGCATCTATGGTCATAATGAAACGGTACTTATGCCCGATATCGGCAAGGAGGAGCAATACCGCGGCATTCTGAAAAACGAGCCCTTTGTTACCCTCCAGAGCTGCGGCGGGCATGCCCAGCTTTTGCTTGGCGAGTACAACGGCGTACCCATCGTGTTCGATCAGCACGGATACGGGTACAAGGATGAGAACGGTACCATGCTCGAGGTCAGACGCTGCTGTATCGGGGATATGAGAATGCCCGACTATTTTCTGAAGAGGAAAGTCACATTCTGTGGTTTAAAATAATCTTTTCAACGGGAGCGCCATATGAAACGGAATGTGGGAACAATCGACAAGGTTCTGCGGATTATCGTAGGAATCGTGATTATCGCTGTCGGCTTCTATTTTAAAAGCTGGTGGGGAGTCATAGGCATTATTCCCATCGCTACCGGTCTTATCGGATATTGTATGCTGTATACGATTTTCGGGATTTCCACCTGCAAGCTGAAACAGTAGATGGTTTGCCTATTCATGAATATAATAGAAGGGGGATTTTTCTATAGTGGGCAACCACGGGGGGTTGCTCCTACAATAAAACAAACACATTTCGTCATGGGGCGTGGTGAAAAAGATACTTTTTCACAGCCCTCTTAAAGATTCGGGAATGACGGCGTTACAGAAATTCCCAACACCATGCCGGGGCTTCAGCACCGGGAACCGTAATTGCATTTTCAGATAAATCCGGGTTAAGAACACTTTTTTTAGATGTTACTTCCTTTGCTTGCCCAAAGGAAGTAACCAAGGAAAGGGCACCCCCGTGAAAAGCCTTATTCCCCGTTCACTGCCCGTTTTTCGGGAATGTGTGAACTCACGAGCCTTCGGCTCGCTCGGACAGCACCCATTCTTTTTCCGAAAACCGGTTGTGACCGCGGGGCTTTTCAATGGGGTTGAAAAATCGGAAGCTCCAAAAGGTGTTATTAAAAAAAAGTCATCGTGGATTTTTAGGGGAGCCAGGTGAAGCTGTTCTCTGAAGCCCCCCATTTTAAAGAACACTTTTTTTATGTTACTTCCTTTGCGTGCCCAAAGGAAGTAACCAAGGAAAGGGCACCCCGTGAAAAGCCTTTTTCCACGGTCACGGCCCGTTTTTCGGGAATGTGTGAACTCACGAGCCTTCGGCTCGCTCGGACAGCACCCATTCTTTTTCCGAAAAACGCTTGTGATCGCGGGGCTTTTCAACGTGTTTATAAAATCACAGGTTTTAATGTTCTATATTCTATTTGTAAACAATGTATTACAAAACAATTCATTGTGGATTATGGAGGATGGCCAGTAATATCTTACTTGAACTCACAGAGGAGAAATGATGAGAAAAATAATTGTGACCATGCTGGCGGGAATTATCGTTGCCGCAGGGATGTCGTATGCCCAGTCAATCAAAGAATACACGGTGAAGCGGGCTGCATCGCCCCTTCAGATAGACGGGAAATTGACCGAACCGGACTGGAATACCGCTCCCCTGACCGACAGATTCGTTGTTTATTTCGATGGCTCTCCGACAGAGTTTCCCACACAGGCGAAGATGCTCTGGGATGACGAGTATCTCTACATCGCTTTTATCATGACCGACAAAGATGTGTGGGGAGAGATGACCTCATGGTCGCCGGGCGATCCCTGTCTGTGCCAGGAAGAGGTCGCCGAGGTTTTTATCGATCCCGACGGCGACGGTCTGAACTACATCGAGACGGAAATCAATCCGCTCAAGACGGTCATGGATCTCGTATTGAGCAAGGAATTTGCCAAGAAGGGGAAGGCCAACCTCGAGTGGAAATTCGAGGGAATCAAGGTCGGCGTCTGGGTTGACGGCACGCTCAACGACATGAGCGATACCGATACGAAATGGGTATGTGAACTCGCTTTCCCGTTCAAAACGATGGCATTCAGCGCGCCTTCCATGAATTTCCCGCCCAAAAACGGCGATACGTGGCGCCTCAATCTCTACCGGTATGAATATGTGCGAACCGGCGAAAAGAAAAACGAGCTGTCCGCATGGAACATGACCGACAAAAAACGCGGTTTCCATGCTCCCGACAGATTCGGAAAGGTCATTTTTGTGAAATAGTGTTTTCAATTTCCAATCCGGTTATACAGTTAAATCGGCTCATATGATTGATCCCCCTCGGCTTCGCCGTTTCCCCCTTATAAAACAAAGGGAGATGAAAGTGCCCCCAAAACCGCTCCCCCCCTAAAAAAGAGGGATGCCGCAGTCAGAAGGGATCATATACTATCGGAAGAAATTATCAATTGAAACCTTTGAAAAAATGAAAAAGACCATGCTCATATCGGTAATCAGTTTCATTTTCCCTGTTTGGAATAATGGTCAGAGATAAGGGCCATTTTACTGTATTTCATAGAATTATTACCCTCACCCTCGATCCCTCTCCCGTAAACAGGAGAGGGAAGAAAAGCATTATTTCAGTTATTCGAGCATGCTACTGATAATTACTTCAAAGGTATCCAATTCCAGTTAAAAAGTTTTTCTGAGCTTACTAAACTGGATAACCGGAATTTCAAAAGAGATCGTTCAGCAATACCGGTAATGGTCTGAAATGCAATGAGATGCCGGAAATGAAAAGTACGTCTAAACACTACATGTTTATGATATTCTAAATCTCTTGCTCTGCCATGCTTTAACACATTATATTATTATGCGCTCCGTTTCTGTAACCCCGGTATGCTCATGGCGCAATGCTCACAGTATCGATGATGTTCAGGCAGAAACTGACTGCGTGCTCAGGTTCGGGGTATACCTGTGACTTAAATTCACTTTCAT from bacterium encodes the following:
- a CDS encoding alkaline phosphatase — translated: MKKIDVMVMCFMMLASSAPAGRNVILIVPDGCSIPIWSAIRAMTVGTDGKLNIDRLPMQGRCRTYSANAMITDSAAAATAYACGVKTNNGVIGMSPATVRGDSLTGRPLRNIVESARKKGLATGLVTTTSILDATPAAFYSHRADRGWAELIALDLVNSGVDVIMGGGREYMIPQGASDEDGKPSKRTDSRNLIAEMQEKGYSYIHDRAGLDRIDPAGTKKIVGLFSPSHMDYELDREKNNLGEPGLWEMTRKALDVLSKNKKGFFLLVEAGLIDHAAHGHDTDRFLWEGISCDKTIGIVMEFARENNDTFVIVVPDHGCGGPYLVGMKAADGTIISYDDAGFTHYTLNTNGFPVNDHGKPIAIQWIDWKGHTGEDVGYFAMLNRKEFFGGLFGGKEIALEGLVENTDIHNIIMDHLDSEKREKKLEDIVDP
- a CDS encoding DUF2892 domain-containing protein, with the translated sequence MKRNVGTIDKVLRIIVGIVIIAVGFYFKSWWGVIGIIPIATGLIGYCMLYTIFGISTCKLKQ
- a CDS encoding carbohydrate-binding family 9-like protein; translated protein: MRKIIVTMLAGIIVAAGMSYAQSIKEYTVKRAASPLQIDGKLTEPDWNTAPLTDRFVVYFDGSPTEFPTQAKMLWDDEYLYIAFIMTDKDVWGEMTSWSPGDPCLCQEEVAEVFIDPDGDGLNYIETEINPLKTVMDLVLSKEFAKKGKANLEWKFEGIKVGVWVDGTLNDMSDTDTKWVCELAFPFKTMAFSAPSMNFPPKNGDTWRLNLYRYEYVRTGEKKNELSAWNMTDKKRGFHAPDRFGKVIFVK